From a region of the Pongo abelii isolate AG06213 chromosome 9, NHGRI_mPonAbe1-v2.0_pri, whole genome shotgun sequence genome:
- the LOC100453113 gene encoding olfactory receptor 1S2, translating into MKTLCSFLQISRNMHQENQTTITEFILLGLSNQAEHQNLLFVLFLSMYVVTVVGNRLIILAISLDMYLHTPTYLFLANLSFADISSISNSVPKMLVNIQTRSQSISYESCITQMYFSIVFVVTDNLLLGTMAYDHFVAICHPLNYTTLMRPRFCILLTVISWFLSNIIALTHTLLLIQLLFCDHNTLPHFFCDLAPLLKLSCSDTMINELVLFIVGLSVIIFPIALIFFSYVCIIRAVLRVSSTQGKWKAFSTCGSHLTVVLLFYGTIVGVYFFPSSTHPEDTDKIGAVLFTVVTPMMNPFIYSLRNKDMKGALRKLINRKISSL; encoded by the coding sequence ATGAAGACTTTGTGTTCCTTTCTTCAGATCAGCAGAAATATGCATCAAGAAAACCAAACCACCATCACTGAATTCATTCTCCTGGGACTCTCCAACCAGGCTGAACATCAAAACCTCCTCTTTGTGCTTTTCCTGAGTATGTATGTGGTCACTGTGGTTGGGAACAGGCTCATCATTCTGGCTATCAGCTTGGATATGTACCTTCACACCCCCACGTATCTCTTCCTTGCCAACCTATCCTTTGCTGATATTTCCTCCATTTCCAACTCAGTCCCCAAAATGCTGGTGAATATTCAAACCAGGAGTCAATCCATCTCTTATGAGAGCTGCATCACACAGATGTACTTTTCTATTGTGTTTGTTGTCACTGACAATTTGCTCTTGGGGACCATGGCCTATGACCACTTTGTGGCGATCTGCCACCCTCTGAACTATACAACCCTCATGCGGCCCAGGTTCTGCATTTTGCTCACTGTCATCTCGTGGTTCCTCAGTAATATTATTGCTCTGACACACACCCTTCTGCTCATTCAATTGCTCTTCTGTGACCACAACACTCTCCCACACTTCTTCTGTGACTTGGCTCCTCTGCTCAAACTGTCCTGTTCAGACACAATGATCAATGAGCTTGTGTTGTTTATTGTAGGTTTATCAGTTATCATCTTCCCCATTGCACTCATCTTCTTCTCCTATGTCTGCATCATCAGAGCTGTCCTGAGAGTATCATCCACACAGGGAAAGTGGAAAGCCTTCTCCACTTGTGGCTCTCACCTGACAGTTGTATTACTGTTCTATGGAACCATTGTAGGCGTGTACTTTTTTCCCTCCTCCACTCACCCTGAGGACACTGATAAGATTGGTGCTGTCCTGTTCACTGTGGTGACACCCATGATGAACCCCTTCATCTACAGCTTGAGGAATAAGGATATGAAAGGTGCCCTGAGAAAGCTCATCAATAGAAAAATTTCTTCCCTTTGA
- the LOC100452750 gene encoding olfactory receptor 1S1, producing MHQGNQTIVAEFILLGFFNQDEHQNLLFVLFLGMYLVTVVGNGLIILAISFDTYLHNPMYFFLANLSFADISSISNSVPKMLVNIQTKSQSISYESCITQMYFSIVFVVIDNLLLGIMAYDRFVAICHPLNYTTFMRPRFGILLTVISWFLSNIIALTHTLLLIQLLFCDHNTLPHFFCDLAPLLKLSCSDTMINELVLFIVGLSVIIFPFALIFFSYVCIIRAVLRVSSTQGKWKAFSTCGSHLTVVLLFYGTIVGVYFFPSSTHPEDTDKIGAVLFTVVTPMMNPFIYSLRNKDMKVALRKLINRKISSL from the coding sequence ATGCATCAAGGAAACCAAACCATCGTTGCTGAATTCATTCTCCTGGGATTTTTCAACCAGGATGAGCATCAAAACCTCCTCTTTGTGCTTTTCTTGGGTATGTACCTGGTCACTGTGGTTGGGAACGGGCTCATCATTCTGGCTATTAGCTTCGATACGTACCTTCATAACCCCATGTATTTCTTCCTTGCCAATCTATCCTTTGCTGATATTTCCTCCATTTCCAACTCAGTCCCCAAAATGCTGGTGAATATTCAAACCAAGAGTCAATCCATCTCTTATGAGAGCTGCATCACACAGATGTACTTTTCTATTGTATTTGTCGTCATTGACAATTTGCTCTTGGGGATCATGGCCTATGACCGCTTTGTGGCGATCTGCCATCCTCTGAACTATACAACTTTCATGCGGCCCAGGTTTGGCATTTTGCTCACTGTCATCTCGTGGTTCCTCAGTAATATTATTGCTCTGACACACACCCTTCTGCTCATTCAATTGCTCTTCTGTGACCACAACACTCTCCCACACTTCTTCTGTGACTTGGCTCCTCTGCTCAAACTGTCCTGTTCAGACACAATGATCAATGAGCTTGTGTTGTTTATTGTGGGTTTATCAGTTATCATCTTCCCCTTTGCACTCATCTTCTTCTCCTATGTCTGCATCATCAGAGCTGTCCTGAGAGTATCATCCACACAGGGAAAGTGGAAAGCCTTCTCCACTTGTGGCTCTCACCTGACAGTTGTATTACTGTTCTATGGAACCATTGTAGGCGTGTACTTTTTCCCCTCCTCCACTCACCCTGAGGACACTGATAAGATTGGTGCTGTCCTGTTCACTGTGGTGACACCCATGATGAACCCCTTCATCTACAGCTTGAGGAATAAGGATATGAAAGTTGCCCTGAGAAAGCTCATCAATAGAAAAATTTCTTCCCTTTGA
- the LOC100453476 gene encoding olfactory receptor 9Q2 codes for MAERNYTVVTEFFLTAFTEHLQWRVPLFLIFLSFYLATMLGNTGMILLIRGDRRLHTPMYFFLSHLSLVDVCYSSAIIPQMLAVLWEHGTTISQARCAAQFFLFTFFASIDCYLLAIMAYDRYTAVCQPLLYVTIITEKARWGLVTGTYVAGFFSAFVRTITAFTFSFCGNNEINFIFCDFPPLLKLSCGDSYTQEVVIIVFALFVMPAYILVILVSYLFIIVAILQIHSAGGRAKTFSTCASHLTAIALFFGTLIFMYLRDNTGQSSEGDRVVSVLYTVVTPMLNPLIYSLRNKEVKEAVRKALRKSKAARRP; via the coding sequence ATGGCTGAAAGGAATTACACCGTAGTGACGGAGTTCTTCCTTACTGCATTTACTGAACATCTCCAGTGGAGGGTTCCTCTCTTCCTCATATTTTTGAGTTTCTATCTTGCCACTATGTTAGGGAACACAGGCATGATCCTCCTGATCCGTGGAGATCGTCGGCTCCACACCCCAATGTACTTCTTCCTCAGCCACCTTTCCTTGGTAGACGTCTGCTACTCGTCCGCCATCATCCCTCAGATGCTGGCTGTGCTGTGGGAGCACGGCACAACCATCTCCCAGGCTCGCTGTGCAGCTCAgttcttcctcttcaccttctttGCCTCCATCGACTGCTACCTTCTGGCCATCATGGCCTATGACCGCTACACGGCCGTGTGCCAGCCCCTGCTTTATGTCACCATCATAACCGAGAAAGCCCGTTGGGGCTTAGTCACTGGGACTTACGTTGCTGGTTTTTTCAGTGCCTTTGTTCGAACGATCACAGCCTTCACTTTCTCCTTTTGTGGAAACAATGAGATCAACTTCATTTTCTGTGACTTCCCTCCTCTATTAAAACTCTCCTGTGGGGACAGCTACACTCAGGAAGTGGTGATTATTGTGTTTGCTCTTTTCGTCATGCCTGCCTATATCTTGGTGATCTTGGTGTCCTACCTGTTTATCATTGTGGCCATCCTGCAGATCCACTCTGCTGGAGGCCGGGCCAAGACCTTCTCCACCTGCGCCTCCCACCTCACTGCCATCGCTCTTTTCTTTGGCACCCTCATCTTCATGTACCTGCGAGACAACACAGGCCAGTCCTCCGAGGGAGACCGAGTGGTGTCTGTGCTCTACACGGTGGTGACCCCAATGCTGAATCCCCTTATCTATAGCCTGAGAAACAAGGAGGTAAAAGAGGCCGTTAGGAAAGCCCTGAGAAAATCAAAGGCTGCTAGAAGACCCTAA